A segment of the Zonotrichia leucophrys gambelii isolate GWCS_2022_RI unplaced genomic scaffold, RI_Zleu_2.0 Scaffold_335_56504, whole genome shotgun sequence genome:
CAGAATTGGTTTTGGTACTTGCAGGAGCTGTTTCAATGTTGATGACTGCTAGTGGATTAACAGCATAGAGAAAATGAATTCTCTTCCACCACAGAATATTAAATGGCTGCTAGATAACATTTTGTCTGATCAGAAAATAAGAATGGTCTCCAGAGCATTTCAGGTTTTGATCTCTCAGCCAAATCTGCCATGCAAGAAGCCTGTTGGTAGTAactttttgtctgtgtttgatACAGTTCAGTTCAGAAAATGGGCAGAGATATTTCAGAGACAATATGAGAAAACACTGGTGTTTTGGTTACATTTCAGTCCCCTGtgtagcatttttctttctctatgcCCCTATTGCACTGGACATTATaagaaaaaatgccattaaCATTGGGAGGGGAAATGGCATTAAAACGTGGAGATGCCCAAATGCCAAGGCAATGGGGTCTGGGTAATTATCTAAGACACCCTGAGGTTTGAAACAGCTCTTTGTTGGAAGCCCCAAAAGCATTCTGCCAAAGACACCAGCTGGTCACTGATGTTTCTCATCCAGCTGTCAGGCAGCAGCCATCTCTGGTGGGCTGGAGTTTTGAGGTGTGTTCTAATCCTGCCCTTTGCTGTGGGCCATTGAGCAAAGGGAAGAGCCATATTAGACATTTGGCACTTGGCATCAAAGTTACAAAAATGGAATCATCCCTTTTATTAGAAATCTCTCCATTTCCTCTCTATGGTGTGTTTCCCAATCTTCAGTGTGGGTTTAGACAACTtcttaatggaaataaaaggcaGTTGGACATTTAATTCATTGTCCATGCAGAGattgtgaaataatttagtAAAGGTAGGAAGTCTGCCACAGGGACAAGGCTCTGGTTGGAGCAATTAGTGCTGAGGGGTTTGTGGTTCTGTTTCTAGGAtgctcagctgcttttcccatttctggaccaaggggctctgggtgctattttgctgctcttggccagagAGGCTggcaagaagcagaagcagaggcagaTCCTTGTTTGCAGTGAGGCTGGTGGGTAAGgagctgtgtctctgtcccggcagtgcctgtgcagggGGTTCATGCCAGAAGCCCTGAAGTCACCCAGTGCGACGCCCTGCCCGTGCTCTGGTCCTGCCTGGGGAACAAGGCGCTGCCTGTGCCGAGCGCCAACGTCCGCACCGTGGCCACCAAGCTGGCCTCTGCCCTCTGCAAGGTGATGGGCACCCAGCTGAAGGAATGTGCTGCCAGCAAGCCTCCACATGTGCAGGAAAACCTCTCCAGAATGCTGGGCCGGTGAAGGCGAGATGTTCTCCAGAAAGCTGAGGAAGCGCTGAGTTGGACACCTCTGGATTTGCCTTTTGAGCTGTGCCAAAAATGACGGAATCCTAAGGAAGGGTGTGCATCTGCCCCTGCTCTCTCCATTGCCCTTCCTACTCATGGCATGgggggcctggagcagctccagatggAGGACAAGGTGAAGGCAATCATggctcagcctcacacagaggtgaggggggagctgggccaatctctgctgggaggaagggTCTTGtggcagcccagagaggctgtgcacattgccagggaacagctgtgcctgcatgtgcccctgcaatgagctgtgctgctgccagtgcccctggagctgtagggctgctgagctgtggggcaggcagaggagcaggagggtgcatgtgcagctgagccattcctggagagcacagggctctgggctccctgctgtcccagggcagcccagaggccaggctgtgcctgtgccagctctgggcaagTGGCTCAGGGTTTTGCgctggtgtcatggtttgagcctggcacagagccagtgccccccatgaaaatgcctcaccctggtgtctgctgtgagatgtgaccaggaataagcaaaacaggctccaacttaaacataaagaacactttattacctaaaactacaggaaaaataggcaaagactataaggaaaagaaaaaaaattgaaaaccttacaaaaaccacttttcctcctccccactccctgactttcccaatccaatacattctctcaaaaacaccaactgcccagcccggcacgacactttagtatactcaaactgcagttcatgaagaggaaaggagtccttcttgttccataggcttctcctggaaacacactgaaacctcggatgcttccttgtcacttcggcaccgcccggggaaaaaaagtccttttgccgcttgtgacatgttccttccatgcccagtgctctcaccaatgagacatggccagagctgcttttagggttgtctttcaaggatgccttgtctcactccaaaaaggcacagtctctgcttttgggacatctgtcccccccatatttttccaaccccctggggccggggggtcctcacgaatgaaccctcctggttttgaggcactgcctccccctaaatgcagtctgtgtcacaggaacaactgagtccatggctacaagaaaaagtccagccaaaaggccactccaaatcatctctccccatccaatcatctccacaatcttcgggccaaagtccttgtctcatctcatctctcatctcccttcttattcagcttcgaggaggattagcatttttgcaaggccccaatcatgcaagaaagggttaaaagttttcagtctctgtctgtcctgggacgagatgatactcccacacgtgctgctgctgcggcggccgggcactctcccggagggggggggggggggggggggggtggccgCCCGATGTCTCGgtgtctcttggggctcccccacccttccatccttgaaagcccctcaacccccacctctgtccaggccccaggccttaccgcatggccgcccctcccccgcccagcagccgcgggccgggcgggggaagagatctgacctcttcgcccgacgatgtccaaaagaggaagtgccagggcagtgccttgcttttaacccctgtgtattctcggaggtgtgtccaaaccccactggctacaccaggtgtcagtatgaaacccaaaactttcattggtttgaccacagcttcccagaattcccactccttcctggtcaaaccatgacactcaGTTGCACCTTATCATGCCTTGTTCCCACCTCAGAAAAATTCAGTCCATGCTGAAATTACTCAATTCCACAGCCTCCAGGCTGAGATGGGATTAAAAGGAGATGGGAAGAAGTGGGATCCAAATTTGAGGGTGTGGGATCAGgtttgtgtggggctggggggttgGGACATATTTTGATAGTAAATGAAACTTTTAGAATTACTGATTTCTGTCCCATTCATTTTCAGTCAGttccagtttgtttttcagagtgcCACTTTCTCAGCTTATTGTGTTTgtgccctcctttctctcctgcctcgttttgcctgctctgtttctctctcagagACTCTCttgacccagggcagctcccagcaaagACCCTGCCCTGATTTAATTCCCAATCCAGGAGCTACAACAGCCAGGAGGGAAGTCatgaaggctggcagtgaaatgtcactgtaagatcttgctccacttggcttttggctccttcttAAGAGCTTTGCATCTCAGGGGAGGAACattttttcctggctgggaactgccattccagcccctgggagtGGGTGCcgtggatcccagaggggcattcccgaggctcccagggagctgctcctgccgtgcctcccaaggagctgtgcagggccagggcacaAGGTCCAGCACCTCTTTTGGTTCTGCAGTGCCTCAAGGGCCCCTGGTTCCATGAGTTTCCCTACTGCCAACAGCAATTCCTTGGCTCCCAtgatgccctgctgtgtcaccaagGATATTTGGTGCCATGAagttcttcagtgtcacaatggcctccctCGCTCCATGAGCTTCTGCAGTGTCCAAATGGCCTCCTTGGAtgggcagtgtcaccatggaccaTTGGCACCATGCAGCCCCACTGGCTCACCATGGACACCTTGGTTCCATGAAGTTCTGGGGGTGTCtccatggtctccttggatccacagtgtcacaatggaccactggATCCAtttggccctgctgtgtcaccatggccccttggttccatggacCCCAGGGTCACAACTGACTCCTCGCTTCCATGTCACCCCCTCAGTGTCCATATGGCCCCTTCGTTCCATGAGGAACACAAAAGTTTTGTAGAAAAATTGAGCAGATCCTGCTGAAAACACCTCGGAATATCTGTTTGCATTCCAAGAGAGGTTAAAGGTGAGGATGGCATCAGCGTTTTCCATCTGCAACAGAGatccagggaaaggacagggacagagaattCAGCTGGAACACTCAGAGAATTCTGCTCCCAGAGATCATTTCTGCTCACACTGTCCCTTGGACAAAGGTGACACCATTCCACTCCTGAGTGGGGTTTGTTGTTCAGGAAACCTGCTCCggcttttccattctttccttcccaacaggaaaacttctcctgggcctgtgtgcaggcagagccctgaggagagcaggtgggacatggtgcaatgggctgggacatggagctgcagagctcaggggacaaggttctgctgcagggcacagggatgtcagTGCCAGGTGGGCCATGTCAGAAatggtgaggctgggggtgaggagcagcttgtcCAAACAGGGTCAGTCCTCAAGGGGCTCAttcttctctgtgcccagaCCTCCTAAAGAGACATTCAGCATCAAGGTTACCTGGGGAATGCTTCTATCAGCTCTTCTctgaactgggaaaaaaaaatatacacttGATTAATAAGAATGCCATGAGGTGcactttgaaatctttctccttAACAGAACAACAAACTGGCTCCAATCAACTGCTCAAGCCCTGGACACTTGAAGACCactgaaggaagggaaagagccCCTGAGGGCTTTCTCTATTTTATTGAGCCCCACAGCGGTTTAGGGGCTGAATCCAGGACCCTCGGGTGCTGAGAGAAGGCTGAAGAAACTGCTCAAGGAGTCGGAAGCAAAACTCCAAGTCccttggagcagcactgg
Coding sequences within it:
- the LOC135441539 gene encoding TOG array regulator of axonemal microtubules protein 2-like, yielding MAKAVPVQGVHARSPEVTQCDALPVLWSCLGNKALPVPSANVRTVATKLASALCKVMGTQLKECAASKPPHVQENLSRMLGR